The following is a genomic window from Bombus fervidus isolate BK054 chromosome 15, iyBomFerv1, whole genome shotgun sequence.
TAAAGAAATCGTCAAAACGTTGTGGAGAATGTACAGGTTGCGTGAGAACAGAAAATTGTGGAAAATGCGATGCGTGCAGGTAATCATAACAtgaatataaacaaaaaaaactCTTAACCACTTCTATCCTCACTAataatcatttaaattttagacatttaaaaaaatttgggCCATCAGTTAGATTGAAGCTTAGATGTATACAGAGAACTTGCAGAGTGTTAGGTGATCCATTGAAACCATCAAAGAGCTTCAACAAAAGctcaaaatttattaagaaacGGAAAAGAGACTCCAGTAATGAAAGGAATGAACATTTGGAAGTACCACGACACTGTTATGGACCCGCTTGTACGAAACAATCTCGACCAGGTAGTAAATATTGCTCGGACGAGTGTGGCTTGAAATTAGCAACTAACAGAATTTACCAAGTGCTACCTCAACGGATTCAAGAATGGTCACTGACGCCATGTATAGCAGAGCAGAATAATAGAAGACAATTAGAAACAGTTAGGAAACAACAGCAAGACGTTCGAAGAATACTTCAGGAGCTGGATAAGAGGCACGCAGAGTTGGATAGAATTATCGAACGCGCCAAGCACGCAACGATTGATCCTCAGACAGAAGTGGATGACAACGACGACACAGAAATGAGCATGTATTGCATTACTTGCGGCCATGAAATTCATTCGAGGACTGCTATCAAGCATATGGAAAAGTGTTTCAATAAGGTATTATCATAACTCAAGGAATACATAGTGCGTACTACAGAGCTAAAAAGAAATCTCGCTTATAATCAAGCAttgctatattattttatttgtatgtacATTACCATGTATAAGTATATTGACAGTTGGTGGAATCAAAAGATTGATagctttattatattttcaacattgTGATAGAAGAATGTTTTtctaattctttattttacttcttaatttaattctttacttCTTACTATAATGGATCAAATATTCTGTTAAATTGAAACTGAAGCAAGGAATATAACTGCATCAATCAAGTTCCATATTTATCTCTAATATATAGCTGACACACCCTAAaatctatataatttttagaatgtggtttgaaatacatatttcaatcATTCTAAGATCTCTACAACTTTGTTTTAGCTCCATACAATCTACCCTTtgatctttttattaaattttatgtatttatttttcagtatGAATCTCAAGCATCCTTTGGTTCAATCTTCAAAACTCGTATTGAAGGACAAGTAATGTTCTGTGACTTTTACAATCCTGTGAATCGAACTTATTGCAAAAGGTTAAGGGTTCTTTGCCCCGAACACTGCAAAG
Proteins encoded in this region:
- the LOC139994885 gene encoding CXXC-type zinc finger protein 1, with the protein product MSDKRQQNLSKEEIAKQFMLPERKSKIATLLKQDGQAYCICRSSDSSRFMIGCDACEEWYHGDCINITEKDAKHIKQFFCIRCREEDPTLITRYKPRRTDQEDRKYKKHKEKERAHRYEYDAPWDPTAVKKSSKRCGECTGCVRTENCGKCDACRHLKKFGPSVRLKLRCIQRTCRVLGDPLKPSKSFNKSSKFIKKRKRDSSNERNEHLEVPRHCYGPACTKQSRPGSKYCSDECGLKLATNRIYQVLPQRIQEWSLTPCIAEQNNRRQLETVRKQQQDVRRILQELDKRHAELDRIIERAKHATIDPQTEVDDNDDTEMSMYCITCGHEIHSRTAIKHMEKCFNKYESQASFGSIFKTRIEGQVMFCDFYNPVNRTYCKRLRVLCPEHCKDPKISETEVCGCPLVTNVFDTTGEFCRAPKKSCVKHYVWEKLRRAEIDMERVRQWLKIDELVEQERQIRANMATRAGVLALMLHSTYNHELMEQMTQEQNREQLEAMEEELQRRYGLLQKEHTAE